The following proteins are encoded in a genomic region of Rhodothermales bacterium:
- the pdxA gene encoding 4-hydroxythreonine-4-phosphate dehydrogenase PdxA, producing the protein MGDSNGIGPEVIIRSLSDARLGRYIDAFVVGSAAVVRQHMDNLGLRDFSLSVHPDTSGRITVLDVVPEEKPTVEFGKVTATSGRLAMLSVERAVRLCLGGEADAMVTAPISKEAIHLAGFSFPGHTEYIASLTGTESFTMMMVSDNLRIGLVTAHLPVGDVPENITQESILEKIRVISASLKTDFGVERPKISILGLNPHAGEGGVLGREEKETIIPAIEKAIAEGYLVFGPHAADGFFGTRAYMSTDAVLAMYHDQGLVPFKTLTFNSGVNFTAGLPIIRTSPDHGTAFDIAGKGKAQPDSLRTALYVATDVARRRSHASGTPAAND; encoded by the coding sequence ATGGGCGACTCGAACGGCATCGGGCCGGAGGTGATCATTCGCTCGCTCTCCGATGCTCGACTCGGCCGCTACATCGATGCCTTTGTAGTCGGCTCCGCAGCGGTTGTTCGACAACACATGGACAACCTGGGCCTCCGCGACTTCAGTCTGTCCGTCCATCCGGACACCAGCGGACGGATCACTGTTCTCGATGTGGTTCCGGAAGAGAAACCGACCGTCGAGTTTGGAAAAGTTACGGCGACATCGGGCCGTCTGGCCATGCTGTCTGTCGAACGTGCCGTGCGTCTTTGCCTCGGTGGTGAAGCGGACGCCATGGTGACGGCGCCGATCTCGAAGGAGGCGATTCATCTGGCCGGCTTCAGCTTTCCGGGTCACACGGAATACATCGCGAGCCTGACCGGTACCGAGAGCTTCACAATGATGATGGTGTCGGACAATCTCCGGATCGGTCTCGTCACGGCGCATCTCCCGGTTGGAGATGTACCGGAAAATATCACGCAGGAGTCGATTCTGGAGAAGATCCGGGTTATTTCAGCGAGCTTGAAAACGGATTTCGGCGTAGAGCGGCCCAAGATTTCAATTCTGGGACTGAATCCTCATGCCGGCGAGGGAGGAGTCCTCGGACGCGAGGAAAAAGAGACGATCATTCCGGCCATCGAGAAGGCGATCGCGGAGGGCTATCTGGTTTTTGGGCCCCACGCAGCGGACGGGTTTTTCGGCACCCGCGCGTATATGTCGACGGACGCGGTACTTGCGATGTATCACGATCAGGGACTTGTCCCGTTCAAGACGTTGACGTTCAATAGCGGGGTGAACTTCACGGCGGGTCTTCCGATCATCCGCACTTCTCCGGATCACGGAACCGCATTTGACATAGCCGGCAAGGGCAAGGCTCAGCCCGATAGCCTCCGGACGGCACTGTATGTGGCCACCGACGTGGCGCGGCGGCGGTCGCACGCGTCAGGCACGCCTGCCGCCAATGATTGA